From one Octopus bimaculoides isolate UCB-OBI-ISO-001 chromosome 1, ASM119413v2, whole genome shotgun sequence genomic stretch:
- the LOC106868535 gene encoding interleukin 17-like protein translates to MNYKVFIQYLGCFFGIIMFVSSASHRRQCKTPTNLKARHKNLSRFRNKFIYTDKIVPLKTTPHPKLDITCPPSYLNSSAIRKRSTCPWYLKSTYNKSVYPPLQTEVVCCSKDCLGTDKNYQCATVYTTTVILKRTRKCFHGFYIYKPSKIKIPVACVCVRKIDRIGRNPKD, encoded by the exons ATGAATTATAAA gtatttattcaatatttgggCTGCTTCTTCGGCATCATCATGTTTGTATCTTCGGCATCACATCGGAGGCAATGTAAAACACCAACCAACTTGAAAGCCCGTCATAAGAATCTTTCCAGATTTCGCAATAAGTTTATTTACACAGATAAAATAGTCCCACTCAAAACAACACCACATCCTAAGTTGGATATAACTTGCCCTCCATCTTATCTTAATTCCAGTGCTATCCGCAAGCGTTCCACGTGTCCTTGGTACCtgaaatctacctataacaaaaGCGTTTATCCTCCACTACAAACTGAAGTCGTGTGTTGTTCTAAAGATTGTCTAGGCACTGACAAAAACTACCAATGTGCGACAGTATATACTACAACAGTGATACTTAAACGGACAAGAAAATGTTTTCACGGTTTCTACATATATAAGCCTTCTAAAATTAAGATCCCCgttgcctgtgtatgtgtacggAAAATCGATCGTATAGGAAGGAATCCTAAAGACTGA